The genomic DNA aaaacatcaaatcgaCGATACAGTTTCTCTCAATGTAATCAATGGCGGTCAAACTgttaactctcttcttcttgttccttaACGCAATCTCAATTTCCCAATCCACAGGttcgtttcttgtttttctcttcaCTATTATTAATCTTACTCGGTCAGGGTTTTGAATTTTAGagtgttttctctttttaccgTAGATGAAGAATCTGGGCTACCGAAATTTACATTCAGTTGGTCAGATGATAAGAGCAAGTTCAAATCTGGTGAAACCGCTGCGATTTCGATCAAAGTTCTGGGGAATTTCGAAAACCATGGCAACGCTTCGTTAGGGCAGAGAGCGTTTAAGCCCACAGTGACTGTAAACGGCAGAATCGGCAACAGTTCGTACATTTCTGGGGTTTCGCTAGATCTCGGTGAAGATATTGGAAATTGGAAGATTTATTTTACTCCAATCATGGTTGGGATCTTCAACATCGTTATAGACGAAGCCAATTTCaaagtgttggattcgtcgcTCCATTTCCAAGTCCAAACAggtttctttgagttttttttgatGTTCCTCAATTTGAAATTATCAGAGAGATTTtactaataaattttttgaacttgttgttgtgaAGGGATGATGTACCCATCGGTATGTGTTGTGTCTTGGATGGGTCTTAGGAATGTGTTCGAAGCCGGGATGAATGCATCGATTTTGATTCTTCCCAAAGATGCGTTTGGGAATAACATTTCGTATTCCGGGAAGGTGATTGAGTTTCAGGGGTGgttttctttgtctcttctttatGAGAATGGTTCAATTGCTACTAATAATCTTGATCTAGCACACGTTAGATGGTTTGAATCTGGCTATATCTCCATTGAGTTTGTTCTTGTGATTTCTGGAAAGCTCTTGTTGCTTGTCGAGAAGGATAGCCAAATATTGACTGGTGGTCCATTACCACTTGAGGTTAATTCAGGTGATCATTGAGTTTTGTTTCCATTTACCACTTTGTTTCTCATGTGGATTATAAGATCGATGAGCCATGTTTGCTGTTTTCTTTGAGCAGGACCTTTGGATGTTTCCAACTGTGTGAGTATATGGAAGTCAGAGCTAAACACATGGCAGATATTTTCTAAAATGGACATCTTTTTACACCAGAGAGATCGATTTGGAAACCTCGTTTCTGGTTTTTACGAATTCGATGCTGATGTGGTTGAAAAAGAGACTGGTTTGTCCATACCGGTATCAGATTTTCAGTTTGAGTATGTAGAGCCAGGGATTCAGTTGATGTCTTTTACCCTGTTTGAACCAGGCAATTTCTTGCTTACTCTTTCTGATATGAAGCAGCACAATAAGAGTATCTCTGGTATGCCATATGcgtatacagtatatataggTCAGTGTTTGCCTAAACTGCTTTATGGTATGatatttgctttaatttttgGTGAATGTTCTCTGCAGTAGtcctcttattttttttcgtgACAGGTTATTGTGATGGATCAAGAAGTATAGTAAATGGTTCAGGGATCAATGCTTCTATCGCTGGGGCGTCTCTTGGTTTCTCTATTTACTTGAAAGATGCTTATGGTTATCCCTCGTCAGTCCAAGTGGATAGACTTCAGGTCAGAATCCTACTCGAGGCTGATTCCTCCTTCATTCTGCCAACCATACACCCAAGAGAGACCCTCAATGGTACAATTTCTTACTTTCGTACAATTAGATGATGTCTTCACTTGTGGCTTATATTGGCAAATGATTTTAACAGGGACTGGATCAAGTTCCCAAACTGCTACCCCCTTGTATGAGAAACATGGCAGAAGAGTAAGAAGCAGACTATATGCATATATGCTTATGCATACCTGATTAGGCATAGAGACTTAAGGGAATTTCTTACTTGCAGGGTTCAGGTAGTCTAGCGACTCAAGCGAGTATTTTTGACGTAACTTATACTCCAAAAAGGAGTGGAATCTATAAAATTCTTATATCATCTGGAAACATAGTCCTCCATGGAGGCCAGCCTTTCGTCAAGGAAGTATATGCTGGTATCATGCTCCTTAACCGAATCTAGACAACCTGTAACTTCCATGTGTATATTAATTGGGAAAATGTCCATTCTTTCTGTTTATGATCACCACACTCACTCTTGCTTTTCTCAGGTGAAATTAATGTGGCGGCGTGTAGTGTGACCCAATTCAATGGAAAAGTGCCAAAGCAAATCAAGAATGAAATTGTGGTGTTGCTCTTGGACGGCTTCTACAATCCTGTACCCTCACAACCATCCCGTTTGAAGTTGGAGATCACCTCAGCTAATACATCAAGTTTCACTACATGGGAATTTGTAGATAATAATGATGGGACCTATACTGGTAGTTATCTGGCCATGGAGGTGGGCACTTACCACATGTGCGTTTCCGTTGACAATAAACATATCCAACCTTGCCCCTTTGAAGTAAATGTGTACAGCAGTAAGTCCattacttttcttctttcacaCCATGATTCTTAATTTGCTTGTTTTTGAGATTCTGCCATGAATTTAGATGGATACTTTCCAAGAGCCTATGATGATCCAGTCAGTGTATGGGAAGATGAGTCAATATCCTTTAAACCACTGGAAAACGACTATTTTGCTGGCGGCAATGCGAGCATGCTCGGTTTCTCACAAGTGAGGATCGAAACTTTCATTTCTTCTATGTTTTGCAGATAGTTAAATCATCTGACAGTAGCAAAATCTTTGTctgtaaacttttgttttctatttgtttttggatgttAGCCAGGTCATGGTTCTCTTCTGAGAGATGGAAACGTGCTTAGATACACGCCAATCAAGGACTTTTCAGGAAACGACTCCTTTCCTTATACAATAGCTGATATAAATGGAAACTTAGCTGCAGCTACAGTCTACATCTCTGTTCTTACTGCTTGTCTCATTTTCCGGCGGATTACAAGCAACTGAAGATCTTATTAGTCCTAGATATGGGCAAGCATTCTTCGTCTTGTCTTGCTTATGTTAGTTTATCTTACTAATACTCCACTGAAGCTATAGTAATCCTGTTCTTGAATGTTATTACAGTGGCTTCTCTGGGTTGCAGATAAGCTACTCAGACCTGTCAGAGAACATTTCAGTAACAGTAGAAGCACTTTCGGGATCGGTCATTCTATCTCCAATGCTGATGCAGTTTAGACTGCCTTCAAGTGGAAGACTCTCAGTTAGCAATGGAGGTGAAAGTGGAAGGCTCTTAATGTTAGAAGGACAAATAGGAGTTATCAATCCTGCACTTCAGTCCATTCAATATCTCGGGTATAGGGTATACATATATGGAATCACAGATAGTTATTATAGtattacaagagttttaaatgTCACtctcatttttattctttggtCTTGTCTGCCTCAGAAATGAGAATTTTGCTGGTGTTGATTCTCTTCGGCTGTCCACAAAGAACAAGAACGGGATCAATCATCTGGATGTTCCGGTTTTTGTTGAACCTGTAAATGATCCGCCGTTCATTAACGTTCCTCAATATATAATGCTGGAGAGTAACGGGAGTGAATCACTCATCTTTCACCCGGAAAGAGACAAGTTCAACTTTTCAGCTGGAGATCCAGATCTTGTTCATTACCCCGGTAATGCTAACAATTTACAATTCACTCTTGATCACTTTCAAGCTAGCAACACATTTCTCTTTTTGACTGATGAAAGCAAAATTTCAGGTGGTGATTCTCAATTTTTAGTAACGTTTTCTGTGGAAGTCACTGACGGGTTTCTGCTGACAAACTTACCATCGGACCTTATAAACTCAACAGAACTGAAGTTTAACAACATGTTCCAATGGCAGCCAATTCAGACATACGCCTCTATCTCTAAACATGTGAATGTTAAAGCCAGTGGGATCAGGTTTCGTGGAACTATAAAGCAATGCAACGACCTCATGCAACAGCTGCTCCATCATGTAAAGTCAAATTCTCAATCTTTCAATTAGATGTGTTTGGTTTCTCGTGTACATAGATCACCATAAATCTTGTGTAGGGAGGGGAGAATGGTGCGGTTTTGACCCTGAAACTGAGTGACATGGGGAACTACGGGTGCTACCTTGACTGCAACGAGAGAATTTCACTGCCTTTACACGCAGAGGCTCACGTAAACCTCATCAGAAAGAGACCATTGAGTTCCCTTACAGCTCACGGTACGTGAATGAAATACTTTGAGTGGTTTCCATTCGGTTTGGTTTACTCGGTTTCTAACAGATATATTGCGAAATACTAATAGAACTTTGGTTAGTTCCACTTCGATTTggtcttgttttggtttggtttggatttggtttttagttacGTAATCTCAAATGATTCGATTTGGTTAAATCTGGCTCTgatttgtttggtgttgtttagTCTAAATCGGTTTAGTTTTATTCATTGTGAATATGAGGATCATGTTAAACATTGAACGTAATAAGGAGTATGATGAGTAGTAAAATGCTCTTTTTTCACAGTTTGGTTTAGCTTTCGTTGCCCACCTCTAAGGCTCTAATAATTTCTTGGGTTCATAGTTTGAACGTAATAAGGAGTTAGATGAGTAGTAAAATGGTCTTTTCATAGTTTGTTCGTTTCTCCAAGCTGACACCACTTTTGGGATTtggtttgattcagtttttgttgCCCACCTGGCCACCTCTAATTCCTTGGGTTCAAATTTTAATACTTATGTTGCTTGGTAGCAGTTCTAGGATCTATGATTGTGATGGAGTCGCTCGTGGTATTCACTCTCGCTACTCTGCTTCTGTTCTTCACCTGCAAATGCGCGTTTCTTCTGGTACACGAGAGAAGAAGTGAACATTGTGCCCACAAGAGTTTACAGCAACCaacagtaaacaaaaaaactcaatctCTCTTGTGTTTTCTTACAACCATTTGTGTCCATATTAAACCGTGTATGTACTTCTCTGAACAGGACAGTGCCGAATTGTTAAACGACAATATTTCAACAAGAACATTCGCTGGTTGTCTCCCGGAAAGTATCTGGAAACGCCATCATCCTCAGAGGTATATATAATTGGGGGAATCGTATAGTTGGTATAATTAATCTCCCTTCTTACATAGatagtgttttgtttgtttggtatatAGAGACGTCGCTGAAACTTCCGGCAAGCAGAATAAGCAGTTGTCACCAGATATTAACAGTGTTATGCCGCTTGAGGTAGAGAAGGCTAGAAGTTGATGAAACTGAGCCATCaatattacaaaacaatcaagaaccTTTGGAAGAAATGTCATCGAAGGGGAAGGGGCAAAAGAGATGCATTAACCAAGAAAGCCAGAGATTGCTATTAAGACACAATCATGCTTATGTTAATGTTTTGTTGTAAATGCTTATTAATTGATTCTATAGAATTACCTTTTTGGTTAGCTACCAATGCAAATTCAATAATATCAGATATATAAGAGATATACAAGTTAATTTGTAATTCCTATTTTGATATGAGAAGATTAAtgaaaagaattgattttgaaataaacCACAAATACAACacaaaacatagaaacaaaacaaaacacaaacgtGATACAGtattacataaacaaaactgAAGCTCAAAGTTTGAGTTGGATTCAATTTAGCTGATATAAGGAAAACACTGATCGAGGTTCAAACCAATCTCCTGATGAGTGTACCAATTATCAAGGGAGCTTTCAAAATCAGTATCGAAATCAATGAGTTGATCAATACCCAGCTCTTGATCGAAATCCAAGTTTACTTGATCAGTAAAAGAGTAGTTGTTGTTGTCGGTAACGCAGAAGCTTTCACAAATCTGatcttgttttattatatcTGCAGGTAAATCATCAGTGAAGACCGTGTCTGCTATGAGAGAATCATAATCTGGACAAGTGGACAGATCATCGATAGCATGAGGAGGAGGGATGCAACAAATTATTGGAGAAGTAGTACAAATAGACTGAagatgatttagggtttgatccGGCTCTTGATCAGTTGCGCCGTCTAAGATAAAATCGCTCATCTCGTTGTTCTTCTTCAGGTCCTCGTGATCATCGTTAACGAAAGCAgcttgattattattattattaacgaAAGAAGATTCATGCGCACGCAATTTCTTGAGATTACCCAACAACGTACACATGGAATCAATTGCGTCACTAATCACTCGCGGATCCTCCGATGTGACGTCATtccaccaaaaccctaaccctaggTTCTGACGAGTCAAGCAGATAGCAACGTCCTCCCTCATGGCTTTGTCATCATCGGGAACAGGAGGTTGTCCAGAGAGGAAAGCAGAGACAACGCCATCGACGGAGGAGTGGCCGAAGGAGTAGAAGGAGACGTTGGattcggaagaagaaggagtcgCTAAGACGGCGACTTGTGCACCGGAGAGGAGACAAAGCTGAGCGGCTTTGCTAAAGAGACCTTCACGGCGTTTGTTGTAAGTAGGAGCGCGAGGGAAGTCTTTGTCTTGATCGGCTTTATCTCGATCTTTCTCTTCATTCCCCCTTTCTTCaccattctttctttttttttttttttaggtttcttaCGAtcgatcagagagagagagatgagagtgttgtttttactttttagtgagagagagagagagagagtttttttttggttgtttcgtAATAATGATttcctaaaaccaaaaatttgccactctctctctctcgtatatatatatatatatgatatgatttccTAATCCTATTTATTAGTATCATGTAAATTTCTCTAAAAAACTGCAACCCTATCTATCTGACACGTGTCTTTAAGTCTTAAAGTTTTGCCTTCTTCACGTTCGAtaaaaaagcaaagcaaaaaaaatcaattaaatttgGAAGAGGGCTCTCTGATCAGTCTCGTGTGTATTCCATTCTTCTATTTCCCTCCCACTCGACCAAATTGATCTGATCGGAATCTTTAAGGCggagagtgagtgagagagagagagggaggggAAGAGGGCGTGGCGTAACGAGAAGGCGGCGCGTGAGATTCTAATGGCGTCGAATTCGGAAACAATGATGTCAACGTGGCGTAACGAGAAGGCGGCGCCGGAGATTCTTCAGTACGAAGGAGCTCTTGTTCAAAGAGCCAAAGAACAGATCGAATTAGTATAGTAGTGGTAAATATCTCTaactgttttgtttgtgttggggTTTTGAAATTGTTTGTAATATCAaactacaagaagaaacaattgAGGATTTATGTGGAAAATGGTAAAGACCCCTTTGGTGGTGTCTCTTTTAATTATCAGATGGATTTGGACAGAACCCAGTTTCTACTCAGATCTTATCTCAGGGTTAGGCTTCTCTCTAAGGTGTTGCGTTGCCACCCTATATCTTCTATTTCCACGAGTCTCAGGTTAAGTGTCAATTGTGTAGTACAGGAATGTTGCGTTATAGACTTTGATTAAGAGATCTATATTTGCAACCCATTTATTGCTTAGACTTTGCTTTTGATCATTTCCTTCTAGGAATTGAAGAGGTTGGTTAGTGATTTTTGGAATGGAATGTTTTCTTGACAGTTAGTTAATATACACTTCTCTTTTGCTTGATAGTACCAGGTGATTTTGACTGTAAGATATCTATATTTGCAACGGAtttactgctttttttttttttttttttttttttNNNNNNNNNNNNNNNNNNNNNNNNNNNNNNNNNNNNNNNNNNNNNNNNNNNNNNNNNNNNNNNNNNNNNNNNNNNNNNNNNNNNNNNNNNNNNNNNttttttttttttttttttttatcatttccTCCTAGGCAGAGGTTAGTTAGTGATTTTTGGAATGGAATGTTTGCTTGACAGTTAGTTAGTTAATATACACTTCAGTTGCTGTTAGCTGTTGTTCAAATATGTTTGCTGTAAAGACAATTTTCTTGCCTTTTATGTATCTCCTCCAATGGTTGGTTTTCATTTGACTGTTGCAGATAGACAAAAGTTTTTGTTCCACAACCTCAAGTCAGAAGAAGCTGAAAGACGGCTTCCTGAGCAACAGAAGGTTTTCGCTACAAGGTTTGCTTATTCTTACTTTATTCTTACATATTTACGTTAATTGCTGGGCATTGTCAtgagtcatatatatatttacatcgACAGGTGTGCTCTGATGATTTAGCAACGCATTTCGAAGAGACTTTACTGCTTAAGTTGCCTGAGAATTATCAGTCGGTTCTCAACCAATCCCTTATTAGTGAAGTGGACGATATGGGTACCTTACCTTCCTTAAACAGTTAACCTTTTCACTTTTAACCATATTCTTAGTTGGTTTGTCATTATATAGTTGGACATTCCTTTCACACAGTAGCTAGAGTTCTCTGTCTGTTACTGAACACTACTATAATTTTTGAACTGACAGTGCCGCTCCCGCTTTTGAACACCTTTGTTGTTTGTCGAAGCAACAACTTTGTCTCCCTCAGTAGTCTCTATGAACTAGAGTGAGAGAATTCTCTTTTTCCCCCATACACATTTATACACACAACCTCTCTGTAATCTATGTGTGGGTTTTTGCCTTTACTTACTTTGGCAGAGGAGAGATCCCCGAGACTGTGGAGATGGAGCGCGGTGATCTCTACAAGATTGTAAAAGGAGCATTCGAATCTGGTCAAATTGACTTGATCTGAACTCAAACATAGCATAAGTTTTGGGTGGTGCTACCTTCTGTAGTTCTATTCAATGTTCATGATTTTGAGTTGTAtagtcaaattttattttgtatgagTTTTCCTTATGTCCTTTGGGGTAAAAAGCCCTACAATCCtcagtttaatttttctttttccctcaaGTCATGGCATTGTTTCTTTGTCTGACCTCTTTATATACGGAAGGCTAAGGGCTCGAGAATTTTCTAGAAGGGATCCCTTGTGTCAAAAGGTGTTAGCTCTAATAAGGGATATGAATAAATGGTCTTTCGCATAAAACACTGGTGTTGTCTTCTACAAACTCGGTTATGCTAACGAgactcaaaaactgctagaggTTAGGTAaactgagaaaagaaaaacaaaagttgcgGAAGCCATTGATTACAAGTCCTTGGCAACATGATTATTTGGTTATTATAGCACATTTAATGTCAAGATCGACAAGGTTTTCTATCAGATGATCAAGCTCTTTGCAAGTTACAACTTATGCAGTGGCCAGTGgataataacaaaatcaatgtatatatgtttcaagaacttggttttaaaattttcatgcAATAGCCTCGATACAGAAGAAAGCAAGGAGAATaagacaaagaaaaaccaattaatatacatatagagTCATGGATACAATAAATTGATATACATTAAGAGTTGGGGAATGAAGAGTATAAAAAGTTTTGATGGAACTGTATATAGGGTCTTACGTACTTAAGAAAACAGAATGGTAGtacatatatatcacaaaaaaaaatgacgttTTATTCCTCTCATTAGTGTTGTTCAGTAGAAGTAGATTTAGCCTTAGGCTTCTTGACGATCATCACGGAGCAATGTGCGTGATGAGCTAAATAGTCACTTACGCTCCCCAAAAACACCCTCTTGACAGCTCCATAACCATGGCTACCAAGGACAAGAACACATGCATGATGTCTCTCCACGGCTTCCAACATTATATTCCTCGGATCTCCTTCAATCACCTCCGAAGACGCGATTTCAACGGATTTAGCCGAGCATACTTCGGCGCACTTCTTCTTAACCAGTTCAGCAGTCTTGTTCAAATCTTGTTCCACCATTGGTATTATAACTACCGNNNNNNNNNNNNNNNNNNNNNNNNNNNNNNNNNNNNNNNNNNNNNNNNNNNNNNNNNNNNNNNNNNNNNNNNNNNNNNNNNNNNNNNNNNNNNNNNNNNNNNNNNNNNNNNNNNNNNNNNNNNNNNGACGTTTTATTCCTCTCATTAGTGTTGTTCAGTAGAAGTAGATTTAGCCTTAGGCTTCTTGACGATCATCACGGAGCAATGTGCGTGATGAGCTAAATAGTCACTTACGCTCCCCAAAAACACCCTCTTGACAGCTCCATAACCATGGCTACCAAGGACAAGAACACATGCATGATGTCTCTCCACGGCTTCCAACATTATATTCCTCGGATCTCCTTCAATCACCTCCGAAGACGCCATCTCAACAGATTTAGCCGAGCATACTTCGGCGGACTTCTTCTTAACTAATTCCGCAGTCTTGTTCAAATCTTGTTCCACCATTGGTATTATATCTACCGTTCCGGGACCAGCAGCCCCGATGAAGGAGGTCGCTGTTGGTCGGGCGTGAACAACGACAAGTTTGAATTGTGGGTTGGCCTTGAAAGGTATGAAGAAGAGATCGAGAGCCGTCTCGAGTGCATGGTAGCTATGTGATGAATCATCTACTCCTACGACCACCACACGCTGATGATCACTTCCACTACTAGCCATTTTGATTCTCTCGTTAGCTTCCTTGATTTGCTTTGTGATTGTAGAGTTGAGGAAACATACGTACTGATCATATCTATTTAATGAGAAGTGAGCGGGTATGAGTTGAGTGGTCGAGCGCTGTTGCTGGGACCGATACTCACGGCAAGCCTCTTGTTCCAACTAAAACGCGTCTGTTTAAATACTTAACTTCAAGTTAGATTTCTTTGCTTTCCCTATTAATTTTATCGGTCTTTCAAGTTGATAACGAGTTTGACCAAATGACCTTaaggtgtttttgtttttgtttggggtttCGATTGCTatctgtttgtttttatatgagtGAAAGTGAGAGCTTAATACAACCTAAGTAAATTAATCAATATTCATCCGTTCCATTTACAATCTTATTTTTAAcatcaaagaatataaaaaagtatCTTAAATATTGAGTAAAACAGAGTCTcccgaaaaagaaaaaaaaagaaaaaaaaaaaacagagtctcCCCTAAAACTCTAACCGATCTGAAttttaagaaagaagagaaaacacttCGACAAGCCGTTTTCCATGTTGCCGTCTCCTTTCTCTACTGATCCAATATCATGCAAATAagtattataaaattttgtactAATTAGACGGCATCGGTGATTATAGAATTCGTTGGTTTGATTGTTTAGTAGtagtttattgtttttatattacGTGGTTAGCTTGGTATTggatcatattttaaaatcttattatataaagtttggttctcaaagttagtaactcactagatcgtgacacatgctagttttaacgatcagaaatcaaagttaaaaactcaccagatcgtgagatgtgtcagttttaacgattaaatatccaagttagtaattcatcaggtcttgacacgtgtcaattttaacgatcagaaatcacatatcaaagttagtaacacaTCACATCTTGatacatgtcaattttaactaTAGAAATCTCAGTTTTCAAGTTTGATAAAACGATgtataagataattgtaatcttattatattaaaaattttttgttgataattgtaatcttattatattaaaaaaactttgttaatcctaaaaggaaaaggattgtaaatacacccctctatataagcaaagaaatgatgacatatttttcatcaaacaaaataatttcgactacctttgtttttcttggtaaaattttattctttgtttttttattaactttttgtttgacacatcattgttcttgaaaaaGACTCgaaggcaatttgtttgttgtttaatcGAAGAAACTATATgaaaagattcctagatattaccatgtgttttcgtcgtcgtttctttgaattttgtttcgtttctcaatttcataatgcatactacaCAATCTTtaactttgaagtgttaacaaagttttttatgcataataactaaggtttttgagtttaacaaatttctcatggtataattattatttctattaatttgctGGACaagtagcataaaaaaaaagatgaatacacgaatgcaagataacaacataaattatatagCACTAGATCAACTAAATAGAAAGTATTCTTATTGTCGAACGATAATAtgtcttacaagaaagtgagaagcgataattttttttaaaataatgagtTCATTGGAagaaattttctcaaaaaatagaaaatggattaaagaaaatatacagtaaattattaatttttaaaaatgtaaatactcacttctatataaacatagaccatctcatattattcatcttacaaaataatttattcaaaaatattgctttcaactttgtccTATTGGTCAAAcctttttttaatgggaagacaaagtttccttatttttttaaaccaaaacatattttcttttttttcagcttggaataggtaagattaatatgttgacccaaaaaaaataatataagattaatatatgcatcttctttttctaataccgtattttaaaatttcgtGTAATagatttaaattgttttatttaatttatatttctttgaattatttgagattcatatattaccgtgcttataatttctattattttattaattatgtcaaattaattttcttctaatttttcaatcttgattggttggtcatagaccttttttttttgcaaacataattgttaccattcgttcaactcaaaagaagataaagaggagaaggtcatcaacctaatggttagataaaataggctaatcaaacacaagcctacatcaaacatagatagattggaaaaacataaatcgttggtTATAGATCCATAGGAACTtgaagacagaggctacatcatggtgtgtcaaagaaacttccatgaatacattgggaaatttaacattagttactatcaaaaaatTTTGTGACGGAAAatggtttttagtttcattggtggctggagcaagccactttgagataactaaaagacgtgaacatgttctttCCACACAGGAGGACGGCAGAGCCAaaattctctctatggtggaggaggttggacgcaaggttatctccccaagagagAAAGGTGGgagaggttggatgcaaggttttctccataagggaggagggaggttctctctatggttagTCATATACTATTGTGATgtactttatttattatttaaaatattttttgagccaacaattttagtgattaaagaaactataaaaa from Camelina sativa cultivar DH55 chromosome 2, Cs, whole genome shotgun sequence includes the following:
- the LOC104751561 gene encoding uncharacterized protein LOC104751561, whose product is MVGFHLTVADRQKFLFHNLKSEEAERRLPEQQKVCSDDLATHFEETLLLKLPENYQSVLNQSLISEVDDMVPLPLLNTFVVCRSNNFVSLSSLYELEGEIPETVEMERGDLYKIVKGAFESGQIDLI
- the LOC104723559 gene encoding uncharacterized protein LOC104723559 translates to MVEQDLNKTAELVKKKCAEVCSAKSVEIASSEVIEGDPRNIMLEAVERHHACVLVLGSHGYGAVKRVFLGSVSDYLAHHAHCSVMIVKKPKAKSTSTEQH
- the LOC104723570 gene encoding universal stress protein PHOS34-like; its protein translation is MASSGSDHQRVVVVGVDDSSHSYHALETALDLFFIPFKANPQFKLVVVHARPTATSFIGAAGPGTVDIIPMVEQDLNKTAELVKKKSAEVCSAKSVEMASSEVIEGDPRNIMLEAVERHHACVLVLGSHGYGAVKRVFLGSVSDYLAHHAHCSVMIVKKPKAKSTSTEQH